One Vigna unguiculata cultivar IT97K-499-35 chromosome 11, ASM411807v1, whole genome shotgun sequence DNA window includes the following coding sequences:
- the LOC114169729 gene encoding 11-oxo-beta-amyrin 30-oxidase-like → MELFSFPSSTATLCVLTVIVAVIPLWAAVKMVNTLWLRPKRLEKLLREQGLRGDPYSLSPSTSNINHAPQNNRRSQSFLVSDDVAPRLSLPSHNTVAKHGKNSFLWEGTTPKVIITDPNQIKEVFSNIHDFHKPKISGIAKFLFNGLIHYEGDKWAQHRNIINPAFHLGKVKNMIPSFSQSCHDVISEWMRMLSSGGKCEIDVFPSLQNLTRDVISRTAFGSSYTEGKKIFQLLKTQGRIVMTTKYKNTPIIRHLPTPTKMKMRAVDKEMKNSIKNIIKKREKAMKNGESNNEDLLGILLESNQMEIHGNGNSKRVGMTIEEVIGECKLFYLAGQETTSTLLVWTLIMLSRYPEWQTRAREEVLHTFGKQNPNFDGLSQLKIMTMILYEVLRLYPPNNIFNRTIQKDMELGNLSLPAGVKVTMPIILHHQDVDIWGNDALEFKPERFSEGVAKATKGQDVFYPFGWGPRICIGQNFALLEAKVVLSMLLQNFSFELSPVYVHAPIVMFTLQPKHGTPLILQKL, encoded by the exons ATGGAACTATTTTCATTTCCTTCCTCGACAGCAACACTGTGTGTGTTGACCGTGATCGTTGCTGTGATTCCGTTATGGGCGGCGGTGAAGATGGTGAACACGCTTTGGCTTAGGCCTAAGAGGTTGGAGAAGCTTCTGAGAGAACAAGGTCTTCGTGGTGACCCATACTCTCTTTCACCTTCCACCTCCAACATAAACCATGCCCCACAAAACAACCGTCGATCGCAATCTTTTCTTGTCTCCGATGATGTCGCTCCTCGCTTGTCCTTGCCTTCTCACAACACTGTTGCCAAACACG GCAAGAATTCCTTTCTATGGGAAGGCACAACACCAAAGGTCATAATCACTGATCCAAATCAAATCAAAGAGGTCTTCAGTAACATTCATGATTTCCACAAACCAAAGATAAGTGGCATTGCAAAGTTCTTGTTCAATGGTTTGATACATTACGAGGGTGATAAGTGGGCTCAACATCGAAATATTATCAACCCTGCATTCCACTTAGGAAAAGTGAAA AATATGATACCATCATTTTCCCAAAGTTGCCATGATGTGATCAGCGAATGGATGAGAATGTTGTCATCAGGTGGAAAATGTGAGATTGACGTATTTCCTTCCCTTCAGAATTTGACCCGTGATGTAATTTCTAGAACAGCTTTCGGAAGCAGCTATACAGAAGGAAAAAAGATATTTCAACTTCTCAAAACTCAAGGGCGCATTGTCATGACTACAAAGTACAAGAACACACCAATAATACG GCATTTACCAACACCTACCAAAATGAAGATGAGGGCAGttgataaagaaatgaaaaattcaatcaagaatatcataaaaaaacGAGAGAAAGCCATGAAGAATGGTGAATCCAACAATGAAGATTTATTAGGAATACTTTTGGAATCAAATCAAATGGAAATTCATGGAAATGGAAATAGTAAGAGAGTTGGAATGACTATTGAAGAAGTAATTGGTGAGTGCAAGTTATTCTACTTAGCAGGGCAAGAGACAACTTCAACTCTTTTGGTTTGGACATTGATCATGTTGAGTAGGTATCCTGAATGGCAAACACGAGCAAGGGAGGAAGTTCTTCAcacttttggaaaacaaaatCCAAACTTTGATGGGTTAAGTCAGCTCAAAATT ATGACCATGATTCTGTATGAAGTTTTGAGGTTATACCCTCCTAATAATATCTTTAACCGCACCATTCAAAAGGACATGGAACTTGGAAACCTGTCACTACCTGCAGGAGTAAAAGTTACAATGCCAATAATTTTACATCACCAAGATGTTGATATATGGGGTAATGATGCATTGGAGTTCAAACCAGAAAGGTTTTCTGAAGGAGTTGCTAAGGCAACAAAAGGCCAAGATGTGTTTTACCCATTTGGATGGGGTCCTAGAATTTGCATTGGCCAAAACTTTGCCTTGTTGGAGGCCAAGGTAGTGTTGTCAATGCTTTTGCAAAATTTCTCATTCGAGCTATCTCCGGTCTATGTGCATGCTCCTATAGTTATGTTTACTTTACAGCCAAAACATGGGACACCCCTTATTTTGCAAAAGCTATGA